A part of Aspergillus flavus chromosome 5, complete sequence genomic DNA contains:
- a CDS encoding PAP2 domain protein, whose translation MTDTPLASLSLTHVHYNPNDPLSFLSAWLALVPQALCVTYVTLIWATREMEVLLMFAGQMGCEALNFVLKRIIQEERPKQMLGKGYGMPSSHAQFVAYFAVYLGLFLIFRHNPAHPESSFHILIRIVLAMGLSVGASAVAISRIYLNYHTPKQVLAGCGAGIGCAFGWFLITAFLRAHGWIDWVLDLTVSTQLRLRDLVVSEDLAEAGWQKWEAKRKLKRRGHINSDPRSPKTD comes from the exons ATGACTGACACGCCACTGGCATCTTTGTCTTTGACACATGTCCATTAT AATCCGAACGACCCGCTCTCCTTTTTATCGGCCTGGCTTGCCCTAGTTCCCCAGGCATTATGCGTGACATATGTCACTCTTATCTGGGCCACAAGAGAGATGGAGGTGCTATTGATGTTCGCAGGCCAGATGGGTTGTGAAGCATTGAACTTTGTGCTAAAGCGAATCATTCAAGAGGAAAGGCCGAAAC AAATGCTTGGTAAAGGCTATGGCATGCCATCATCCCACGCCCAATTTGTCGCCTACTTCGCCGTCTATCTGGGGCTGTTCCTTATCTTTCGGCATAATCCCGCGCACCCTGAGTCATCATTTCACATTCTCATACGGATTGTACTTGCCATGGGCTTGAGCGTTGGCGCCAGTGCCGTGGCCATCAGTCGTATATATCTGAACTACCACACGCCTAAACAGGTTTTGGCAGGCTGTGGTGCTGGTATTGGGTGTGCCTTTGGTTGGTTTCTTATCACGGCATTCCTCCGGGCACACGGCTGGATTGACTGGGTACTCGATTTGACCGTATCGACGCAGTTGAGACTACGGGATTTGGTGGTAAGTGAAGATCTAGCCGAGGCCGGATGGCAAAAATGGGAAGCAAAGCGGAAGTTGAAGCGTCGTGGGCATATTAATAGTGATCCCCGGTCCCCGAAAACAGATTGA
- a CDS encoding RING finger protein has product MNDTELLDDERSVELSSIAAIYPEIKIDPSFPFKASLDIPVNPSPPLRICFEQYSDTELPTILTPPTSLDASEVGLGFATKTVDGGATASSDEDIHVLSHLPPLCLEIELPGGYPSEQSPIIKLSTDPAWLPSSIISRLLDDGKRLWEECGRDLVVYTYIDHLQQLAEPAFGIDDIPDGEVRLPRELKISLLDFNNKAEREAFEQETFECGVCLEPKKGVNCHRLLLCSHVFCVPCLQDFYNTCITEGDVENIKCLAPDCGKEGKSVRSQEGQPNRRKKHDRTLSPSELLQIPLEQETVQRYVFLKRKKKLEADKSTIYCPRQWCQGAARSKRHPKPIDPMSDDLGPSDDEDIGLVFDPNGDEAQLPPMADRVAVCEDCNYAFCCVCKKGWHGELVRCFPRREAELSAEEKATEEYLRLYTSACPTCDAPCQKRMGCNHMICFKCDTHFCYLCSSWLSEDNPYRHFNDGNSSCYNKLWDLEGGDGIDPDGAEALHQIPNELLDFDDSSDDEDQPAWDFDDGDNHFRRQGHPPPPAPAPPRVNQRAGGPGRREGGRNLNGLDAAGRAAAAERQAQARAMAEVRGRPDADVLRRPGLQRFLELVQNDREDEWDSDELDDDF; this is encoded by the coding sequence ATGAATGATACCGAGTTGCTTGATGACGAACGCTCTGTCGAGCTGTCATCAATCGCGGCCATCTACCCGGAAATCAAGATCGACCCTTCGTTCCCGTTCAAGGCATCTCTAGATATACCTGTCAATCCTTCACCACCTTTACGGATCTGCTTCGAGCAATATTCGGACACTGAACTTCCAACGATTTTGACTCCGCCCACATCCCTAGATGCTAGTGAAGTTGGCTTGGGCTTCGCTACCAAAACAGTTGATGGAGGCGCCACGGCGAGCTCcgatgaagatatccatgTCCTATCGCACCTGCCCCCGCTTTGTCTGGAAATTGAATTGCCCGGTGGGTACCCATCAGAGCAATCCCCCATCATTAAGCTCAGCACAGATCCTGCGTGGCTGCCCTCTTCAATCATCTCCAGGCTATTAGATGATGGGAAACGCCTCTGGGAAGAATGCGGCAGGGATCTCGTTGTTTATACCTATATCGatcatcttcaacaattAGCCGAGCCAGCCTTTGGTATCGATGATATACCCGACGGTGAAGTCAGGCTCCCCCGAGAGCTCAAAATTTCGCTCTTGGATTTCAACAACAAGGCCGAGAGAGAAGCGTTTGAGCAGGAGACTTTTGAGTGCGGAGTTTGTCTTGAGCCGAAAAAAGGGGTAAACTGCCATCGGCTCTTACTTTGTTCGCATGTTTTCTGTGTGCCCTGTCTCCAAGACTTTTACAATACATGTATCACGGAAGGTGATGTGGAAAATATCAAATGCCTAGCCCCGGATTGCGGCAAGGAAGGCAAGTCCGTACGAAGCCAGGAAGGGCAACCCAACAGACGCAAGAAGCACGACCGGACTCTGAGCCCTAGCGAGCTACTGCAGATTCCTCTGGAGCAGGAAACCGTACAGCGTTATGTCTTTttgaagcggaagaagaaactcGAAGCAGATAAGTCTACTATATACTGCCCTCGGCAGTGGTGCCAAGGTGCAGCTCGCTCGAAGAGGCATCCCAAGCCTATTGACCCAATGTCGGATGATCTGGGTCCctccgatgatgaggatataGGACTTGTGTTCGACCCGAATGGGGATGAGGCTCAGCTGCCTCCTATGGCGGATCGAGTGGCTGTTTGCGAAGATTGCAACTATGCCTTCTGCTGTGTCTGTAAGAAAGGGTGGCATGGTGAACTTGTACGTTGCTTTCCCCGCCGGGAAGCAGAATTATCCGCAGAGGAAAAGGCGACAGAGGAGTATCTAAGGCTGTACACATCAGCCTGCCCAACGTGCGATGCGCCTTGCCAGAAACGCATGGGCTGCAATCATATGATCTGCTTCAAATGTGATACGCACTTTTGCTATCTCTGTTCTAGCTGGCTGTCAGAGGACAATCCTTATCGCCATTTTAACGATGGCAATAGTTCGTGCTACAACAAACTTTGGGATTTAGAGGGTGGAGATGGAATTGACCCTGATGGGGCCGAAGCTCTTCACCAGATCCCAAATGAATTGCTAGATTTTGACGACagcagtgatgatgaggaccAACCTGCCTGGGATTTTGACGACGGCGATAATCATTTCAGGCGCCAAGGTCACCCTCCGCCTCCTGCTCCGGCGCCACCTCGTGTCAACCAGAGAGCTGGTGGTCCTGGGCGTCGCGAAGGTGGACGCAACTTGAATGGTCTAGATGCAGCAGGCAGGGCTGCAGCGGCCGAGAGACAAGCACAGGCACGGGCAATGGCTGAGGTACGAGGCCGACCTGACGCTGACGTACTTAGACGACCAGGTCTCCAGAGATTTTTGGAACTGGTCCAGAATGAtagagaagatgaatgggatAGTGATGAACTAGATGACGATTTTTGA
- a CDS encoding kinase phosphorylation protein-domain-containing protein — translation MDLVASIRKEGSRGGRGDFKWSDVKDSSHRENYLGHSVMAPVGRWQQGRDLMWYTRTDDSEEDRIRKEREEKQRVKEAEEEAMARALGLPVPEKRASSNANLTPLGDKDVQKAVQDTAAGEDLAVDEAGKGIGYGSFRGGVASLSGTGDDDKLESIGLDSHSSDKRGQGKTGIGNTDTVGIAMSANIVTGVIGTGLGLGREIAAGDDRAHRQEAETERVMAKTGDAETTVIIPGIEMQTTIVGVEFSLDFVYLRC, via the exons ATGGATCTAGTCGCAAGCATCCGCAAAGAAGGTAGCCG CGGCGGCCGCGGCGACTTCAAATGGTCCGACGTCAAGGACTCTTCGCACCGTGAGAACTATCTTGGCCACTCTGTGATGGCCCCTGTTGGCCGCTGGCAACAGGGTCGCGACTTGATGTGGTACACCAGGACAGATGATAGTGAAGAGGACAGGATTAGAAAAGAACGCGAAGAGAAACAACGTGTCaaggaagctgaagaagaagccatgGCCCGAGCTTTGGGCCTGCCCGTCCCGGAGAAGCGCGCTAGTTCTAACGCCAATCTTACGCCATTAGGCGATAAAGATGTCCAGAAAGCAGTCCAGGATACGGCCGCGGGGGAAGACCTAGCGGTCGACGAAGCGGGAAAGGGAATCGGGTACGGTTCATTTCGTGGGGGGGTAGCCTCTCTATCCGGCactggtgatgatgataaactTGAGTCTATCGGGCTGGATTCCCACTCTTCAGACAAGCGGGGGCAGGGCA AGACAGGGATAGGGAACACAGACACCGTAGGCATCGCGATGAGCGCGAACATCGTCACAGGAGTCATCGGCACAGGTCTCGGTCTCGGTCGCGAGATCGCCGCAGGCGACGATCGCGCTCACCGTCAAGAAGCAGAGACAGAAAGGGTAATGGCGAAGACAGGAGACGCCGAGACGACCGTTATCATACCCGGGATAGAGATGCAGACTACCATCGTCGGCGTTGAGTTCAGTCTTGATTTTGTCTACCTACGGTGTTAG
- a CDS encoding mannosyl-oligosaccharide glucosidase (glucosidase I) produces the protein MHLSKLFTLSTSLFYVVAASIDNDVSVLAKEAARANNQSLLWGPYKPNLYFGVRPRIPNSLSAGLMWAKVDDYATAQSNFRHTCEQNEGMAGYGWDEYDIRKGGRQTIHDAGNSLDLTIDFIKVHGGQHGGSWAARVKGVPRDDAPPDQPTTVVFYSALEGLGNLGLHTKSDDSRGFEGDVKLAGYTSDLGEFTIDVTEGPRTNEYPEHEHPSYEDKPLDRTLVSSLTIPPEHAWQTKMILFSQMKEGVSETIEKYGAENPPPPSQVFTIKNTPGDGNVQLVQKVFKGAFEFDILFSSGSSPEPVTSDLLTQEITSASAAFAERFDKILPPQSPFNSDKYSEFSKSMLSNLIGGIGYFHGTDIVDRSAAPEYDEENEGFWEETAEARARAQPVLEGPKDLFTCVPSRPFFPRGFLWDEGFHLIPVVEWDTDLALEIVKSWLSLMDEDGWIAREQILGAEARSKVPPEFTVQYPHYANPPTLFIILEAFLDKLDANKNISVQQSPEDIAERLRSAYVQQPELGEAYIRSIYPLLKKHYSWYRNTQRGDIKSYDREAFSTKEAYRWRGRSVQHILTSGLDDYPRAQPPHPGELHVDLISWMGMMTRSLRRIAERLGETEDAEEFKYYETAIERNVDDLHWDEQAQTYCDATIDEYEESVHVCHKGYISIFPFLTGMVSSDSPRLKAILDLISDPEELWSDFGIRSLSKKDEFYGTAENYWRSPVWININYLVFKNLYDIATTPGPHQEQAREMYSKLRKNVVENVFKEWKKTGFAWEQYNPETGKGQRTQHFTGWTSMVVKMMSMPDLPATESKGHDEL, from the exons ATGCATCTTTCCAAATTATTCACCCTTTCAACATCATTATTCTATGTGGTTGCGGCATCCATAGATAATGACGTATCGGTTCTAGCTAAGGAGGCTGCGCGAGCCAACAATCAGTCGCTCTTATGGGGTCCCTATAAGCCTAACCTCTATTTTGGGGTTCGCCCTCGGATTCCAAACAGTCTGTCCGCCGGGTTGATGTGGGCGAAAGTAGATGATTACGCCACGGCTCAGTCCA ACTTCAGACACACCTGCGAACAGAATGAAGGGATGGCGGGTTATGGATGGGACGAGTACGATATTCGGAAGGGCGGACGCCAAACAATCCACGATGCTGGAAACTCCCTGGATCTGACAATTGATTTTATCAAGGTCCATGGTGGACAGCATGGAGGCAGCTGGGCTGCCCGAGTAAAAGGTGTCCCTCGGGATGATGCACCCCCGGATCAGCCTACAACAGTTGTCTTCTACAGTGCTCTTGAGGGGCTTGGCAACCTGGGTCTTCACACTAAGTCTGACGACTCACGTGGTTTTGAGGGCGATGTGAAGCTGGCTGGTTATACCTCTGATCTTGGTGAATTTACAATTGATGTGACTGAGGGCCCTAGGACCAACGAGTACCCTGAGCATGAACACCCAAGCTATGAGGACAAGCCACTGGACCGTACCTTGGTGTCCAGTTTGACAATACCCCCGGAGCACGCTTGGCAGACGAAAA TGATTCTGTTTTCGCAGATGAAGGAGGGTGTGAGCGAAACCATCGAAAAGTATGGAGCTGaaaaccctcctcccccatCGCAAGTCTTCACCATCAAGAATACGCCAGGTGATGGCAATGTTCAGCTTGTACAGAAGGTTTTCAAGGGTGCCTTTGAG TTTGATATCCTATTCTCGTCTGGGTCCTCGCCGGAGCCTGTGACAT CTGACCTTCTTACCCAAGAAATCACAAGTGCTTCAGCAGCTTTTGCTGAGCGCTTCGACAAGATACTTCCCCCGCAGTCTCCCTTTAATTCCGATAAATATAGTGAATTCTCCAAGTCAATGCTTTCCAATCTCATCGGTGGCATAGGCTACTTCCACGGTACTGACATTGTTGACCGTTCCGCCGCGCCAGAGTACGATGAGGAGAATGAAGGCTTCTGGGAAGAAACAGCCGAGGCAAGGGCTCGAGCTCAACCTGTCCTTGAGGGCCCGAAGGATCTCTTTACTTGTGTTCCCTCTCGGCCTTTCTTCCCCAGAGGATTTCTCTGGGATGAGGGTTTCCACCTGATTCCGGTTGTTGAATGGGACACAGATCTTGC GCTCGAAATCGTGAAGAGCTGGCTAAGCTTAATGGACGAGGATGGGTGGATTGCTCGGGAGCAAATCCTGGGCGCTGAGGCACGCAGCAAAGTTCCACCTGAGTTTACCGTCCAGTACCCTCACTACGCCAACCCCCCAACCCTTTTCATTATTCTGGAAGCGTTCCTCGATAAACTAGATGCCAACAAAAATATCTCGGTTCAACAATCTCCTGAGGATATCGCAGAGCGTCTCCGTTCTGCCTATGTGCAACAGCCGGAGTTGGGTGAAGCTTATATCCGTTCAATTTACCCACTACTGAAGAAACACTATTCCTGGTATAGAAACACTCAGCGAGGTGACATCAAGTCCTATGACAGAGAGGCCTTTTCCACCAAGGAGGCGTACCGCTGGCGGGGTCGGTCTGTTCAGCACATCCTAACATCTGGGTTAGACGATTATCCTCGGGCACAGCCCCCACACCCCGGTGAGCTACACGTAGATTTAATCAGTtggatggggatgatgactCGCTCTCTCCGGCGAATTGCAGAAAGGCTGGGGGAAACTGAAGACGCTGAAGAGTTCAAATACTATGAAACTGCTATTGAAAGGAATGTCGACGACCTCCACTGGGACGAACAGGCGCAAACATACTGTGATGCGACCATCGACGAGTACGAGGAAAGTGTTCATGTCTGCCACAAGGGatacatctccatcttccccttcctcacCGGCATGGTGAGCTCTGATAGCCCTCGCTTAAAAGCCATCTTAGACTTGATCAGCGACCCAGAAGAGCTCTGGAGCGATTTTGGTATCCGCAGTCTAAGTAAGAAGGATGAGTTCTATGGGACTGCTGAGAATTATTGGAGGAGCCCTGTATGGATCAACATCAATTATCTGGTGTTTAAGAACCTTTAT GACATTGCGACCACACCTGGTCCACATCAAGAACAGGCCCGTGAAATGTACTCTAAGCTGCGGAAGAACGTAGTTGAGAATGTTTtcaaggaatggaagaagaccGGGTTTGCTTGGGAACAGTATAACCCAGAAACAGGTAAGGGACAGCGGACGCAGCATTTCACTGGGTGGACTAGTATGGTGGTGAAAATGATGTCGATGCCCGATCTTCCTGCGACTGAGAGCAAGGGGCATGATGAGCTATAG
- a CDS encoding putative fad NAD binding oxidoreductase produces the protein MIQLELDLYMLMFGISLPGHMTCSDVCACINKALLDIPPQPVPKLVNIFFLQVTPTTVTHLRFLGFRITPYCKMAAPNERRHIVIVGGGIIGCCSAYYLTRHPSFNPSRHSVTLIEATEIAGGASGKAGGLLALWAYPSNIVPLSYKLHAELAKEHNGKEKWGYREVNCGQLIARGRPLSEKRKAGEGEGGSSVSLQKRSAAALSKLKTARVPEDLDWLEPEGVRGYESMSDPGETAQVHPYLFTTSIAKLAEEKGAKITLGSVTNIDYSGDSVKSVTYTSQENGESQTIPATDVVIAAGPWTRSVLPGAPISATRAHSVVIRPTRPVSGYTLFTNIEIPANFDPSKSSRPTVASPEIYARPDDTVYCCGEGDHTVPLPKTTVDVEVDQERCQDIINQVGSVSDELRDGQVCARQACYLPNVTAARGGPLIGHAGTKGLYLAAGHTCWGIQNAPGTGKLISEFVFDGAAKSAKIGSLDPRNYL, from the exons ATGATACAACTTGAACTGGACCTATATATGTTAATGTTCGGCATTAGCCTGCCCGGGCACATGACTTGTAGTGACGTATGCGCTTGTATAAATAAAGCATTGCTTGATATCCCACCTCAACCCGTGCCAAAGCTCgtcaacatcttcttcctccaagtcACCCCAACAACAGTGACACATTTAAGGTTTTTAGGATTTAGAATCACGCCTTACTGCAAAATGGCAGCTCCAAACGAACGTCGGCatattgttattgttg GTGGTGGTATCATCGGATGTTGTTCAGCGTATTATTTGACAAGACATCCTTCTTTTAATCCTTCCCGACACTCAGTGACCCTCATAGAAGCAACAGAGATTGCAGGAGGGGCTTCGGGCAAAGCAGGAGGTCTTTTAGCATTATGGGCATACCCAAGCAACATTGTACCATTGAGCTACAAATTGCACGCCGAGCTAGCTAAGGAGCACAatggaaaggaaaaatgggGATATAGAGAGGTGAACTGTGGTCAGCTTATTGCCAGAGGTCGCCCGCTCagcgagaagagaaaggcgGGCGAAGGAGAGGGTGGGAGCTCAGTGTCCCTACAAAAACGGAGTGCAGCGGCACTGAGTAAATTGAAAACCGCAAGAGTACCCGAGGATCTTGACTGGCTTGAGCCAGAGGGTGTCAGAGGCTACGAAAGCATGAGTGATCCTGGGGAGACTGCTCAAGTCCATCCGTATCTCTTCACTACGTCCATCGCAAAGCTCGCCGAAGAGAAAGGCGCAAAGATTACGCTTGGGTCAGTCACAAATATCGATTACTCTGGGGATTCCGTCAAGTCAGTCACATACACAAGCCAGGAGAACGGCGAATCACAGACAATCCCTGCTACTGATGTTGTTATCGCTGCCGGTCCGTGGACGAGATCGGTCCTGCCGGGTGCCCCGATATCAGCAACGCGTGCTCATAGCGTCGTGATCCGGCCTACGAGGCCAGTCAGTGGATATACCCTTTTCACAAATATAGAGATACCGGCCAATTTCGACCCGTCGAAGTCCTCACGTCCGACGGTCGCCTCGCCAGAGATATATGCTCGCCCTGACGATACAGTCTATTGTTGTGGAGAGGGTGATCATACTGTTCCCCTTCCGAAGACAACGGTAGACGTTGAGGTAGACCAAGAGCGGTGccaggatatcatcaatcAGGTGGGCAGCGTCTCTGATGAATTACGTGATGGACAAGTCTGTGCGCGTCAAGCCTGCTACTTGCCTAATGTGACTGCTGCACGTGGTGGGCCATTAATAGGTCATGCTGGGACCAAGGGACTCTACCTTGCGGCTGGACACACTTGCTGGGGCATCCAGAATGCACCAGGCACAGGAAAGCTTATCAGCGAGTTTGTGTTCGATGGCGCAGCCAAGAGCGCGAAGATCGGGTCGCTTGATCCGAGGAACTATCTCTAG
- a CDS encoding putative U4/U6.U5 tri-snRNP-associated protein has product MAEPPAKRARRVDSSTMWDMDDRPTRSPEPDSEYNRSPRRETNLKDDGRRDGPRDDRRYRSRSRDRRDRRRDRSRSRDRRDRDRDRDRRDRERSVSRDRYYDKRGYPLKGDRYRDRSRSPLRNGNRDRSRTPPLRGPRGDRRNDRKDHRTQPNGTADSRTPNRYKDEIDMDIDDAGGDDVEEMMRRSMGFTKFRSTKNTKVPGNDVYGVRKEKKTEYRQYMNRIGGFNRPLSPSR; this is encoded by the exons GATAGCTCGACAATGTGGGATATGGATGACCGGCCGACGCGTTCACCTGAACCAGACTCGGAGTATAATAGGAGTCCTAGACGTGAAACAAACTTAAAGGATGATGGGCGACGTGATGGACCGCGCGATGATCGAAGATACCGTTCCCGCTCAAGAGATCGAAGGGACAGGCGGCGCGATAGGAGTAGGTCTAGGGATCGCCGGGACCGCGATCGGGATCGCGACaggagagacagagagagaagcGTTAGCCGCGACAGATACTATGATAAGCGAG GGTACCCTTTAAAAGGGGATAGATACCGTGACCGTTCTCGCTCCCCTCTTCGAAACGGGAACAGGGATAGGTCCAGGACACCACCTCTTCGGGGACCCAGAGGAGACCGCAGGAATGATCGCAAAGACCACCGAACACAGCCGAATGGTACCGCTGACTCGAGGACTCCAAATCGATACAAAGACGAAATAGATATGGACATCGATGATGCAGGGGGAgacgatgttgaagagaTGATGCGTCGAAGCATGGGGTTCACCAAATTCAGGAGCACAAAGAATACCAAGGTACCTGGAAACGATGTCTATGGGGTgcggaaggagaagaagacggaaTACAGACAGTATATGAACCGTATAGGAGGATTCAACCGACCACTCAGTCCTTCaagatga